The following coding sequences are from one Arachis hypogaea cultivar Tifrunner chromosome 7, arahy.Tifrunner.gnm2.J5K5, whole genome shotgun sequence window:
- the LOC140174332 gene encoding secreted RxLR effector protein 161-like, which translates to MKNVKPVVTPLAPHFKFSGKQSPTTAEDKACMENVPYASAVGSLMYAMVCTCPDISQAVSIVSRFMTNPGKAHWEAIKWILKYLKGTIDIGLCFSEKSCQISGFVDSDYAGDLERRRSTTGYVYKIQGAPVSWRSMLQATMALSTTETEYMVVAEEVKEALWLNGLLDDLGFQQDCVNLSCDSQSAIHLAKNQVHHARTKHIDVRYRFVRDVIEKRNYVSFDPGKGYIGNRCQDDATKYEYYNLFVQDLSQFFKL; encoded by the exons atgaaaaatgttaagCCAGTAGTAACACCGTTGGCTCCACATTTCAAATTCTCTGGTAAACAATCTCCCACAACAGCAGAAGATAAAGCTTGCATGGAAAATGTACCTTATGCTAGTGCAGTTGGtagcttgatgtatgctatggtgtgtacaTGCCCAGATATTTCACAAGCAGTCAGTATTGTTAGCAGGTTCATGACAAATCCGGGTAAGGCACATTGGGAAGCAATCAAGTGGATATTAAAGTACTTGAAAGGTACCATTGACATAGGTTTATGCTTTAGTGAAAAATCATGTCAAATTAGCGGTTTTGTTGATTCTGATTATGCTGGTGATCTAGAAAGAAGACGTTCTACGACcggttatgtatataaaatacaaggtgCTCCAGTTAGTTGGCGATCGATGTTACAGGCTACAATGGCACTATCTACTACAGAGACTGAGTACATGGTAGTAGCAGAAGAGGTGAAAGAAGCATTGTGGCTAAATGGTCTTCTAGATGATTTGGGGTTTCAGCAAGATTGCGTGAATCTGAgttgtgatagtcaaagtgcaaTTCATTTGGCAAAAAATCAGGTTCATCATGCTCGTACCAAGCATATTGATGTAAGATATCGCTTCGTGCGTGATGTTATAGAAAAAAG GAACTATGTTTCGTTTGATCCTGGTAAAGGGTACATAGGCAATCGTTGTCAAGATGATGCAACCAAATACGAGTACTACAATTTGTTCGTTCAAGATTTGAGTCAGTTTTTCAAATTGTGA
- the LOC112702890 gene encoding inositol 3-kinase — MVIHSPTQPPSPTAPTTAHGGLVVGNYCHDVLIRDHHVTAHALGGAPSFIIPVLHSLSLPFLLLSKVGSDFSYSSATTTTTLHPPIVVSTSQTTVFHAHFLSATPDTTSLPPSGHPDRILKRVGSCDPITPSDLPSNSLFLFGLAVGVAGEILPETLQTMLDLCDVVFVDAQAIIRTFDPEDGTVSLVNLNETGFFHLLPRIAFLKCSAEEAIFVDIEEARKWCCVVVTCGRHGCEVFWKDGELKVPPFAADQVDPTGAGDSFLGGFAAGIVMGLGVWDAALLGNFFGSLAVAQVGPPKLDAKLFQVVKDEMQKRKIQDFPCLERRGDWLGFRESPDQDQFYESLAATKTVVMSQIQEPDWNLVSSPKESAEQNNSKAKLPLNYVQEEPIPSCDGKP; from the exons ATGGTTATCCACTCTCCCACGCAACCCCCTTCCCCCACCGCCCCCACCACTGCCCATGGAGGCCTTGTCGTCGGAAACTACTGCCATGACGTCCTCATCCGCGACCACCACGTAACTGCCCACGCCCTCGGCGGCGCCCCCTCCTTCATCATCCCCGTCCTCCACTCCCTTTCCCTCCCCTTCCTCCTCCTCTCCAAGGTCGGCTCCGACTTCTCCTATTCctccgccaccaccaccaccaccctccaCCCCCCAATCGTCGTCTCAACCTCCCAAACTACCGTCTTCCACGCTCACTTCCTCTCCGCTACCCCCGACACCACCTCCCTTCCCCCCTCCGGCCACCCCGACCGAATCCTCAAACGTGTAGGATCATGCGATCCCATAACCCCCTCCGACCTCCCCTCCAATTCCCTCTTCCTCTTCGGCTTGGCTGTCGGCGTCGCCGGCGAGATCCTCCCTGAGACGCTCCAAACAATGCTCGACCTATGCGACGTCGTTTTCGTCGACGCGCAGGCCATAATCCGAACATTCGACCCCGAAGATGGAACGGTGAGCCTCGTGAATTTGAATGAAACGGGATTCTTCCACCTTCTCCCTCGGATCGCGTTCTTGAAGTGTTCGGCAGAAGAGGCGATTTTCGTCGATATTGAGGAGGCGAGGAAGTGGTGCTGCGTGGTGGTCACGTGCGGAAGGCATGGGTGTGAGGTGTTCTGGAAGGACGGGGAGTTGAAAGTGCCGCCTTTTGCGGCGGATCAGGTTGATCCGACGGGGGCAGGGGACAGTTTCTTGGGCGGGTTCGCGGCGGGGATCGTGATGGGTTTGGGTGTTTGGGATGCGGCGTTGTTGGGGAATTTCTTTGGTTCCTTGGCTGTGGCCCAGGTTGGTCCCCCAAAGCTTGATGCCAAGTTGTTTCAG GTAGTTAAGGATGAGATGCAGAAAAGGAAGATACAAGACTTCCCCTGCTTAGAAAGAAGAGGTGATTGGTTGGGGTTTCGGGAATCACCTGATCAAGATCAATTCTATGAATCTCTTGCTGCTACTAAAACCGTAGTTATGTCCCAGATTCAAGAACCAGATTGGAATTTAGTGAGCTCTCCAAAGGAGTCGGCGGAGCAGAATAACTCAAAGGCAAAACTGCCACTGAATTACGTTCAAGAGGAACCGATTCCAAGTTGCGATGGCAAACCTTGA
- the LOC112702892 gene encoding protein ELF4-LIKE 4, producing the protein MDETAATTKPDWPTKAADAADGETAEVSGDEEEDKGECDREAWDTLSRSFLQAQTVLDENRTLIQKVNSNHESKIPHNMAKNVGLIRQINGNISKVLSIYSDMSTSFSGIVRQRRAASAVSAITVSGKNRGSDEDEDEESSEIDSEKLVQEKPEIVELMMAVRVHPYYLP; encoded by the exons ATGGACGAAACCGCTGCGACGACGAAGCCTGACTGGCCTACCAAGGCGGCTGATGCTGCCGACGGAGAGACGGCCGAAGTTTCCGGTGATGAAGAGGAAGACAAAGGAGAGTGTGACCGCGAGGCATGGGACACGCTGAGCCGGAGCTTCCTGCAGGCGCAAACTGTGCTGGACGAGAACCGCACGCTGATTCAGAAGGTTAACAGCAACCATGAGTCGAAGATCCCTCATAACATGGCGAAGAACGTTGGTCTTATCCGTCAGATCAACGGAAACATCTCGAAGGTTCTATCCATCTACTCCGATATGTCTACAAGCTTCTCTGGAATTGTTCGCCAGCGCCGCGCTGCGTCCGCCGTCTCTGCCATCACCGTGAGCGGCAAGAACCGCGGCAGCGACGAGGACGAAGATGAAGAAAGCAGTGAGATTGACTCGGAAAAGCTCGTGCAGGAGAAACCGGA GATTGTTGAATTGATGATGGCTGTGAGAGTTCATCCATACTACCTTCCTTAA